The Hymenobacter sp. DG01 sequence CAAGCCGCCGCTGTAAGCTAAAACTACCTTTTTCATTTAGTGGCAAAGAGGTTTTTTGGAATGTTTCGCTTGGCAAAGTCCCATTAACAAGCACGAGGTAAAGGCGCGGGACAGGGTACCTCGCTGCTGGTTCCGGGGGGCTACTCACCGGCTGACCACACTCTTGCAAGGTCCTATCTTGCTCGTGGTCAACCCAATAAATGACTGTTCAATACTGAGCTATTGCTCCCGGCTGATGATGTCGATGGTGGCCTGACTGAATTTGTCGTTCAGTGTGTCGTACACCATGCCGGTGCACAGGCACATTTTGCGCTGGTTGTCCATCAGGATGCCGTAGTTTTTGCAGCTGGAGCAGCCCTTCCAGAAGTCGTCGCTCTGGGTCAGTTCGGGAAAGGTAACGGGCCGGTAACCCAGCTCGTTATTGATCTTCATGACGGCCGCTGAGGTAGTAATACCGAATATTTTAGCTGCCGGATACTTCGTGCGCGAGAGTTCAAACACGCGGTGCTTAATCGCCCGGCCCAGGCCCTCTTTGCGCAGCTCCGTATTCACAATCAGCCCCGAGTTCACCACGAATTTATGGTCCTCAAAGGTTTCGATGTAGCAAAACCCGGCCAGCTCCTCTTC is a genomic window containing:
- a CDS encoding GNAT family N-acetyltransferase, with protein sequence MILRVANAADAQYVETLCQWYAESARTRGVGIAKRDPNYLIKKMEKGDAIIAFLEEELAGFCYIETFEDHKFVVNSGLIVNTELRKEGLGRAIKHRVFELSRTKYPAAKIFGITTSAAVMKINNELGYRPVTFPELTQSDDFWKGCSSCKNYGILMDNQRKMCLCTGMVYDTLNDKFSQATIDIISREQ